The nucleotide window TTCCACCCACCTTTTTGATACTGATTACACGGTGAAAATCATCTACCCCCCAATGGGAGATATTCGAGATACTGAGTTCCGATGTCAGATTGATAATAATCTTGGTGGCATTACCGGCTAATCGATCTTCATGGAAACAACTGGCATCCAGCGTGGTGTTATCAGAGCCATCGTTATAGAAGTCAAAACTACCGAAGCTAGCGCCCAAATCTGCGACCTTTTTCATGGCCAAGGTTGCAGAATATGTCGTGCTATCGGTTTGCTTACTTGCCGTTCCAGTCATGTTATTGATGTCGACTTGCGTAAAAGTCGCAGACGACGAATTCAGTGTTAGCGTGAAAGAACTACTATCGGGCGTCATTGATCGGAAAAACTGCGGTTCGATACAACTGCGAAGTTCAAACCCACCCGCACCATCGGACTGAATAGCCACTAACTCGCGCGATTGAATGTCGATGTTAGCTTCAGTGCCCTCGATCGTTTCGACTCTGGAACCATGTGTTACAACCATCCACACACCGGTGATATCCGTTTGCGGTGTATCGACGACTTGATAAGAGGCAATGTTAAAACGATCACTGGATGGTAACGATACCTGATCACCGATACAGCCAGTAAGAAATGAACCCGATATACCTGCCGCGGTAATCAACGCCAACGTATGAAGTGTTTTCATGATGCTATCCCTGAGTCTTATTTTTATCTGCACTATAGTAAAGCAGCATTGAAACCGAAGGCAGATGCAGATGTCGAAAATGACGCCAATACTCAGGTTAATTCGGGATAAGTTGAGAACTATTCATAACGATTCGAAGTTAAAAATGCAGTCCATAGCCTAAAGTTGGTGCCCAACAGCCCACTATCCATGGCTACGTTAGGTATCGTCTACCCGAGCTCAAATTTCGCCATTGCTGCAAAACACTAAAACTCACATTCGCGCTCTTTGATGCCTGACTATGACGAAAGCTGGACAAATATAAATGCTCGTCAAAGATTAACGGATACCCACACCAACCAAGGAACTGGAATTATGTGCAATTCATCCACTCCATGCACTGACACTGATCGCCGTAGCTTTCTTAAAACCGCTGGCCTGACAATGCTCGGGACGACCGCCCTAGCGCACACATCAACGGCCGCAGCTTTGCCCAAACCGGAAAATAACATTTCAGCAAAAGAAGCGATGAAACGCCTTAACGCAGGCAACACCCGCTATGTCGAAGGCAAGTCAACATTGCATGATTTCAAATCGGAGCGAGAGGTTCTATCAGGCGGGCAGAACCCATACGCCGCAATACTCAGCTGTGCAGATTCGCGCATTGTGCCCGAGTACACCTTCGACAGCGCCAGAGGTGACCTTTTTGTTGTGCGTATCGCTGGCAACTTTGCTTCCGTCGATGCCATCGCCAGCTTGGAATACACCGTCGGCGTATTGGGAACACCACTGATTATGGTATTGGGCCACGAGAAATGCGGTGCCGTCGCAGGTGCAATATCGAGCATCCGTGAGGGCGCAGAATTACCCGCGAATATCCCGAAACTGGTTAATGCTATCAGCCCTGCAGTTGGCCTTGCATTAAAGCATCCCCATGAAGATCAATTGCTTAAACACGCAATCCGAG belongs to BD1-7 clade bacterium and includes:
- the mtcA2 gene encoding Carbonic anhydrase 2, which produces MCNSSTPCTDTDRRSFLKTAGLTMLGTTALAHTSTAAALPKPENNISAKEAMKRLNAGNTRYVEGKSTLHDFKSEREVLSGGQNPYAAILSCADSRIVPEYTFDSARGDLFVVRIAGNFASVDAIASLEYTVGVLGTPLIMVLGHEKCGAVAGAISSIREGAELPANIPKLVNAISPAVGLALKHPHEDQLLKHAIRENVRLNVATLKAASPMLSKLYALGDIDIVGGVYNLNTGRVDRVS